The genomic interval ATATGCTTTGATTTCATGATCTGTTTGATAGACATGCTGATCGCTTGCCTGGGCACATCATCCAGCGTAGGAAACCAGCCTTCGCCTAATTGCTGTTTGCGGCAGGGCTCATCCAATTCCACAACAATGTATGGTTCTTCTGTCTCGAAATCGGCCGGAGGATCATTAAAAGCCAGATGTCCGTTTTCACCAATTCCTACCAGCGCTACATCTACCGGATGCTGACGGATAATTTCTCCCAGTCGTTTACATTCTGCCATGGCATCATTCTCTCCATTAATAAGGTGAGCCGCTTGTAAAGAGGGAACTTTATCAATAAACCGTTCTTTCAGGTATTTCCGGAAACTGGCACCATGCGTAATAGGCAAACCAATGTATTCATCCAGGTGAAACATCACCACTTTGCTCCAATCTATATCTGGCTGAGTAATAAGTGTTTGTAAAGTTTCAAACTGGCTGGTACCGGTGGCTAGTATTATATTGGCTTTCCCTTTTTCTTTAATCGTATTCCGGATCAGTTCAGCAGCGGCAAGTCCTGCCTCCCGTCCTAATTCGGCTGGTGTATTTGCAATGTGAATATTCATAAATAAGTGGTTGTTCGTATTATATTTTATGCTGGATTGATAGTGAATGTTATTGGTAAATACATAGTCCGATTCAATTAAACTATTTATGCAGTAGTAGGTATCTGCTCATTTGTAAACTATGAATGTTTTACCAACAACTAACAACGAATAACTAACAACCATTTTATACTCTCACTGGAGTTGTACCACCTTGCTGCAATGAAATATCTACTGGCTTATTGCTTTTCCAGGAACCTGAGGTAAAATCAGGCACATCTATGGAATTAGAACGGTTGGACACCGACCATTCACTCAATGGGGCTACCGCACTCCAGAGGGCTGCATCATACACATCCATATCCAGAGGCAATCCATTCCGCAGGCAGTCGACCAGGCGCCAGTCCATGAGAAAATCCATACCGCCGTGGCCGCCAATTTTTTTAGCCATTTCGCCCAGCTTTTTAGTAATAGCCGGTGTATACTTTTCTTCCAGCGATTTAAATTCTTTCTCAGATACCCATTCATGGCCGGTTGCGATTTTGGCAGGTTCCGGATATTTTACAGCTACGCCTTTAGTGCCGCTTACCAAGTGAATCCGTGAATAGGGACGGGGAGAAGAAACATCGTGTTGTAACATAATAGTCCTGCCTTTACTGGTGCGGATGGTGGTGGTATTCATATTTCCCCGGTAAGTTTTATTGGCATAGGATTTATAAAACTCATCTGTTTGGGCCAGTTTTTTTGCCAGCGGCCCCATCGAAAAATCATTGCTGGAAACAGCTACCAGGTAATCCATTTTATCGCCCCGGTTAATATCCATAATCTGGCAGATGGGTCCTAAGCCGTGGGTAGGATACAGGTTTCCATTTCTGAAATTTTCTTTCAGGCGCCACATGTCATAGTAGCTTTCCTTTTTAAAATTGGGTTCCAGCAGATCATGGATATATGCACCTTCTCCGTGAATCACTTCTCCAAAAAATCCCTGCCTAACCATATTCAGGGTAAGCAGTTCAAAGAAGTCGTAACAGCAGTTCTCCAGCATCATACAATGCTTTTTGGTGCGCTCAGATACCTCCACCAGTTGCCAGCATTCTTCCAGCGTTTTGGCAGCCGGAACTTCAGTAGCCACATGTTTGCCTTGCTCCATGGCATATACAGCCATGGGGGTATGCAAAGCCCAGGGTGTAGCAATATATACCAGGTCAATATCTTTACTTTCACAGAGCTTTTTCCACTCGTTCTCATTGCCGGAATAGGTAGTAGGTTTGTGTGCGGTTTTTTCCAGAATTTTCTGCGCATTTGTCACTCTCTCTGGCCGCAGATCACATAAAGCTTTAATATCTACCCCTTCAATATGGCTCATGCGTTCTACAGCCCCAGGCCCCCGGTTTCCTAAACCGATAAAACCAATCCGAACCGTTTCCAGGGCAGGAGCCGCATACCCAGACATGTTAAACTGCTGTTTATAGGTGGATTTGGTATCCTGTGCCTGATTCTTATTCTGATCGTTGGCATTCGCCGTATCGCTCTTGCTGGCACAGCCTGCCATCATACTGGCGGTAACCAGGCCAGTCACTTTTAAAAAATCTCTGCGGTTATTTTTCATCTCTTTGGGTTTAGATATAGCGTATTTGTTCAAATTATACCATGAATGAGTACTCTTACAGGAACACTGTATATATTCGGTCATAATCTATACATTAATCATCCAAATTTCAATGAGATGGACTAAAAATTAAGGAAATTGAGTGTTAAATGCGCTGGCCTGATGGCATATTTGCTGATACTGCCTATTACGCAGACGCTGATTTTACAGTAGATGGTAGATAAATGGCTTTTTATCGCACTATTTTCAAACATAACCGATATGCTTTCTCAAATGAAAATAATGCTGTTTGCTATTGTAATGGTATCCTTGTTGTTTCCGCTTGTTACCCAGGCGCAAACAGCATTCCCTCTCAAACTCAGCGAAAATAAACGATACCTTGTTGACCAGAATAACAAGCCCTTTTTGATCAAAGAATTTTCAGCCTGGGGATTGATACAGGCACTCTCAGAAAAAGACGAAGCCGCTTTTTTAGATAGTCTCAGGCAAAAGGGATTCAATACGGTAATGACTTCTATCCTCAGCAATGCACCTTCCCAGATGGGAGGAAATCCGCCGTATTGGCAAGGTATATCGCCGCTGCTTGTAAAATGGGATTTTTCTACACCCAACGAAACTTATTTTGGGCATGTAGACCGGTTTTTAAAAATGGCCGAACAAAAAGGCTTTTTTGTGATGGCTTTGCCGGTGTATCTAGGATATCCGGGAGATCCTTCGCAGGGTTGGTGGGATGAAATGAAAAGCGAGCATAACGATACCCTGAAAATGCGGAAGTATGGGGAATTCATAGGAAAACGCTATAAGAACACGAAAAATATCATGTGGATAGCTGGTGGTGACAATAATGCGGAAGGTGAAACTTTTGCGTATGAAAATAACATGATTCAGGGCGTGAGAACATATGATACGGAACATCTATGGTCCGGGCATTTTGATATGAATAAGGGTATAATCTGGTCAACGGATCATCCCAGATTTGGTAATATGATGGATATTGACGGATTATATGTGTGGACAGAATCCATTCTGATGGAAAGAGGTCCACAGTATAAAACCGAACTAGCCCAGTATAACAAAGGGAAAATGATCATTCAACTCGACCAGAGTTACGAACATGATGTGCCCCACTATGCCGACAATGAAAATTACCAGTGGATCAGGCGGAAAATGTATGAGGGATTATTAAATGGGTGTAAAGGAACTTCTTTCAGTTCGGGGGAGATTGGGAACAGCAGCTATTATTTTAAAAACTGGAAGCCCTTGATGAGCACTACCGGAATGAAGCAGGTATTATCCTGTTTCCGGTTATTTGAATCCAGAGCCTGGGAAAAATTAGTACCCGATCAGAGTAATGACATTGTTTTATCCGGCAGAGGTACGTTTGGCGAACTGGATTATGTATGTGCCGCCAAAGCCTCCGACAATAGCACATACATCATGTATATTCCGAAAGGAAACCGCACCATTTATCTGAATATGCAGAAAATGACCGGCAAACCTATGCGTATGCACTGGTTCAATCCACATACCGGAACAGCCCTCCGGATCGGTGTGGCTGATATACGGGAAAAATTTGGCATTACGCCTCCTTCAGAAGAAGATTGGGTAATTGTTTTTGATGATAATGATTTAAAATTACCAGAACCAGGATTGCTTACAAGATAGTAGCAAGCATTCTTCAGTGTTATTTAACAGTCGATTTGTTAATACTATATATCTCGTTATGAGCAGTAAGAGTGGTTTTTACTGCAATTTTATTCTTAATTTTTATGACTATAGTAAAAAGATAAAATCAATGAAAGTTTTTACATTATTAGCAAAGTTGATAGTGATTTTATTTCCTCTCTTTATATTGTACCTGTCCTACTTTCGTGATGAAGAAGGAATTTATGAAGATTATCATATTTTTAGGGAAGTACTTGAATCTGATAATGAGAATTTGAAAATACTTTATAGAGAAAGTATATATACATATCAACCTATTTTTTATTCAATTACTATTGCTATTTGCATCTTATATATTGTGAATTTTTTAGGTCAGTATTTCAATGTTTTAAGTGAAAATCAATGGATAAAATATTGGTGTTTAATTCTTATTATTTTATTCCTCATATTAGAATTACCTATATATAAATGTTATGCAGGAATTGGACATTCTTTTTGGGTTAAAGAACATTCAGCAATGCATTAAGCTTTGAATATCAATATCTGCAATCTGTTAATATTAGATTTCTATTTTATTGCCTCAACGCAGCCATTAGGATACAGTTGCAGTTGATTACTTACACTGCAGCCAATTCTCTACTATACACAATATTCCCATTCACGATGGTAGTATCAATAGTAATCTGATCGTCAAAAATAACTATGTCTGCATCTTTACCGGGTAGGAGGGAGCCTTTGTTTTTCTCAACACCCATAATTCTGGCGGGCGTGGAAGTGATCATCTGAATAGCTTCAGGCAAAGGAACACCAGCCAGGTTTATCATATTTCGAACTAGTCTGTCTGCGGTGGCAACACTACCAGCAAAGGAAGTCCGGTCGGGGAGTTTCGCTACACCATCTTCCACAATTACTTT from Rhodocytophaga rosea carries:
- a CDS encoding glucosamine-6-phosphate deaminase, yielding MNIHIANTPAELGREAGLAAAELIRNTIKEKGKANIILATGTSQFETLQTLITQPDIDWSKVVMFHLDEYIGLPITHGASFRKYLKERFIDKVPSLQAAHLINGENDAMAECKRLGEIIRQHPVDVALVGIGENGHLAFNDPPADFETEEPYIVVELDEPCRKQQLGEGWFPTLDDVPRQAISMSIKQIMKSKHIICSVPDSRKAVAVRNSLEQAVSNADPASILQQHPDCRFFLDTASAALLSASKVK
- a CDS encoding Gfo/Idh/MocA family protein; this translates as MKNNRRDFLKVTGLVTASMMAGCASKSDTANANDQNKNQAQDTKSTYKQQFNMSGYAAPALETVRIGFIGLGNRGPGAVERMSHIEGVDIKALCDLRPERVTNAQKILEKTAHKPTTYSGNENEWKKLCESKDIDLVYIATPWALHTPMAVYAMEQGKHVATEVPAAKTLEECWQLVEVSERTKKHCMMLENCCYDFFELLTLNMVRQGFFGEVIHGEGAYIHDLLEPNFKKESYYDMWRLKENFRNGNLYPTHGLGPICQIMDINRGDKMDYLVAVSSNDFSMGPLAKKLAQTDEFYKSYANKTYRGNMNTTTIRTSKGRTIMLQHDVSSPRPYSRIHLVSGTKGVAVKYPEPAKIATGHEWVSEKEFKSLEEKYTPAITKKLGEMAKKIGGHGGMDFLMDWRLVDCLRNGLPLDMDVYDAALWSAVAPLSEWSVSNRSNSIDVPDFTSGSWKSNKPVDISLQQGGTTPVRV
- a CDS encoding apiosidase-like domain-containing protein; this encodes MLSQMKIMLFAIVMVSLLFPLVTQAQTAFPLKLSENKRYLVDQNNKPFLIKEFSAWGLIQALSEKDEAAFLDSLRQKGFNTVMTSILSNAPSQMGGNPPYWQGISPLLVKWDFSTPNETYFGHVDRFLKMAEQKGFFVMALPVYLGYPGDPSQGWWDEMKSEHNDTLKMRKYGEFIGKRYKNTKNIMWIAGGDNNAEGETFAYENNMIQGVRTYDTEHLWSGHFDMNKGIIWSTDHPRFGNMMDIDGLYVWTESILMERGPQYKTELAQYNKGKMIIQLDQSYEHDVPHYADNENYQWIRRKMYEGLLNGCKGTSFSSGEIGNSSYYFKNWKPLMSTTGMKQVLSCFRLFESRAWEKLVPDQSNDIVLSGRGTFGELDYVCAAKASDNSTYIMYIPKGNRTIYLNMQKMTGKPMRMHWFNPHTGTALRIGVADIREKFGITPPSEEDWVIVFDDNDLKLPEPGLLTR